A region of the Lycium barbarum isolate Lr01 chromosome 1, ASM1917538v2, whole genome shotgun sequence genome:
CAAATGAAccaataggatcatgccacgtgtcaaaatgatgcagcatgtCTAGTCAAATCAATGGCCAATGAAAGTGTGCCACGTGTGCAAGTGACATATTCTGACCAATCAAATATCACCAATGTCAACTGAAATCTGATTGGCCGGAAGGAGTTCGTCCTTATCACAACTcttccatcctacaactataaataataaataggggtctcataattcagaaaaaggaagaaattctaacaagaagcaagagagagctcGTGAATCAAACGCtgcagatttctctacaagctaaaaacattcaagcattcaagtatttctctagaagttctagagatcaagAAGCAAATTCAAGATCAAACTCAAAaacccttgaattcaagtacgaGTCAAGAACAAATCCAttaagttcaagatcaagctcaaaagccctttaATTTACTACAGAAAATTctaatcagaggaatcatagagattgtaacacttaTATTTTTGAAATCAAATTATACGATTGTTGGGATATTTTcatgtcttgattattattttctcgacgagATTTTTATTGTCTACAATTAGTTGCCGTATTTCTGATCTACTTTTGCACGCCTATTAAGAAATCATAAGTAAAAGACTATATTTGCTAATTTACTCTTATCTATCTTAAAAAAATTGAGCTATATTTAAGAATAGTGCTAAGCTAATTTTATTGGTATTTGAACGATTATAATATCAACTAATAATACTTGTTTGAAGCTTTCAGATttatattttttatgttttaatcAATATTCGTTGCTTTCAAAAACACCTAATATTAAGGGCAATGAGACAAACAGGCGTTGGTCACATGTGGGCTAGCCAATCAAAGGGCAGTGGACTCACCTATTACTTTTGGATCACGATGCATTTGTCTTTTCAATTAGTTGACAACTTTTTCATAACTTGTTCATTTTAGTTCCAATAAATATGTTGTGTAAATATACTGTAACACAAATTATAGAATGCATGCTTCCAAAATTTCTAGCTTTTCCTAGGTGACTTTTAAAAAACGTCGTCAAATATGTTGAAAATTTCTTAAAATTGCGTAGAGATAAAATTGAATTAGTTTTGAAATGCTGATTAATTGTAACAAAGAAACATCGTAAAATATGTTGAAAGATTCTTATAATTACATCGattaaattataaatatatgttgggcccgtgctgacACTGGTTCTGGGTTGGGTAAATGGATCGTCGACATGGTCCCTTATGTGTCAATATTTTATTTTAACTATTTGCTTAATTTACAACTTTCTGAAAGTTGGTCCCGCTTCAATTTTCATCTCACACCATATTGAGCATCTTGCGGCCTTTTCAAAGGTGGTTATAAGCATAGACATTGCAATCATCAATGCAATAAACAAACaacatttgtgtatatgtatgtttattagcaatataaaatatatatattatcactatccaataCATAAATATTTACAAACATACAcaattacatacacatagatacaccaTAATCCAAATTACGCACGGGCATACgccatctagtatatatatatgattaagaaATGGCATTAACAAATGCGCGTGCATAAGGATGAAGGTATATAAAATTAGCTTTTTGTATGCTTTTTCCATCAATGTTTATAATATATATCTGTCCAAATGACATAGTATATCGAGATTCCAAAATTTTATTGGGCAACGCAAACCATCTAACTATGTAAACCAAATTCTAGAGCAACCAACACGTTGTAACTAACGAATGGCTACCCCAAAGATACCAACAGTTGATTTGACTCCATTCTTTAGAGAAGGATATGATGATGAAAAGAGAAAAATTGTAGATTCCATTACTAAAGCTTGTTCTGATTATGGCTTCTTCCAAGTTGTAAATCATGGTGTACCCCTTGATCTCACTAGTCAAGCTCTGAAGTTGGCCAAAACTTTCTTTGAGTCTCCAACTGAAGCCAAACTCAAATATTGTCCACTGCCTAATGCACCTGTTCCTGCAGGCTATAACAAGAAGCCTAATCCTTCTTATGAGTTCAATGAATATCTCATCATGCTTCCACCTGGTTCAGATTTTAACATCTTCCCGGACAATCATCCGCTATTTCGGTATGAGCATAACTTTTAGCCTTTTGTCTTCTACTTTTTTTGTCAGTTTTGGTTAAGAAACTTTTTCTGGATCATTTGCTTGTGTAACAATGAGGTTAGGACTCGATTGAGTTATTCGGGATCAGAATTCCCACTGGAGAAGACATGAATTCAGTTATGATTGAAGAAAGTCTGGTATCTATTAAGTAGTAAGAAGAGTCTCAGTTGATTGGCTACATAGGACAATCTAGAAAGGATTCAATACGTTCAACTGAATCTAGTACTTTCTACTcgaattatgtatatgtatgcaaaaAAGGCTtaatatttgtgtatataataaGATCATACTCATTTTAAACCATCGACTCTAGACGGTGGATTCGATGATGTGTTTAAAGCTGTATAAGAGCTCAAACTGCAATCTTAGATGAAAATGTACACTTCCATATCCTTATTATCTCTGAGCCATTCGACTAGGCATGAACCGTCATTCCCAGGACAGAGCTTTATTGATGTCAGCTCCACCTTTGAGAATTGAGAGCTATGTCAAATTGGATGATTTTTAATATTGTTTAAGCATATATCTAATCAGATAGTTTAGTTATACGATTTCACCTAATGTCATTTATCATACATATCTAAAGCTTCTTATCCCATATAGAAGACAATACATTTGATCTTAATAGCACACATCAGCTTGATGCATTTAGCCCCTTAATTGCCTTGCAGAGGGGGCTGCTGGGGGAATAAACTTTGGTGTTGCATTTCTTGGGCTAGTTTTGCAAGTGAATAGCATTAGCTATTAAGATGATGAATTTTTTTCCAAGTTTCAGAGAGGTGATGGAAGAGTTATTCTCCCAATTCTTGAAGATAGGGATGGTTGTCGAGAGAGTGTTGAGCGAGTGCCTGGGGCTTCCTCCCTGTGTTCTTAAAGAATTCAATAATGACAGAAGCTGGGATTTCCTCATTGCTTTATTTTACTTGCCGGCAACAGAAAAGGAAAGGATAGGTGCAAGTTCACATAAAGATGTCAGTTGCTTCACAATTGTGTTACAAGATGAAGTTGCAGGCCTTGAGGTTCAAAAGGATGGCGAATGGATCCTAATAGCCCCACAACCAGGTGCTCTTGTTGTCAACATCGGTGATGCTCTTCAGGTAAATAATTGGGTTCACGGTCAAATGTGTATAGACATTTAGTTGATTTTCCAATACTCTACATATAAAGGATCTGGGCAAAAACTAATGGATTCACCTGAACCCATAGCTATACTGTAGACCCCCTCTGGTGATAGTTAGCAAGAAAGAAGAGCGAAGTTCATAACTTACCTGAAATCTACAATCTCGAGTTCCTTGATGTAGTTAAATCTTAAGAATCATCTGAAATTCTGATTGTTACAACTTGACCAGGTCCTTACCAATGATAAATTCAAGAGTCCAACGCATAGGGTGTTGAGACCTAATGGAAGATCAAGGAATTCATTTGCATTCTTCTACAGTTTGTCAGGGGACAAGTTGGTTCAACCACTACCCCAGTTTACAAAGGAGATTGCAGAAAAACCAAAGTACAGACCATTCTTGTACAAAGAGTATAtacagaaaagaaaagaaaacaagtcTAAGCACGTTACCAGGCTTGAAGACGAGATTACCATATCGCACTATGCAATCCCCGAGGAGTGATGTTAGACAAAAAATAAAAGGTAACGTCTTGTAGCTTGTAAGAAATTAGCCTATGATCTCGCCATTTTCACAATTTTCTGATACTGATTTTTATAAATTTACAGCTCTCTTGTTTGCTTCTGGAATTTTCAAATTCAATAGCATTTCCCCTCTTGCGGTAATCTTTCTGATAGTCAGTGGGGCAAGCCTTTTCTCTAGTGACTCGCCCTCCAGTTCAACTTTCGATTCTTCTATTTTTCTTTTGGCCATATTTTGAGATTGTTTGATTCATTCGAATATCTTGGACAAGATAAACTTGCAAATTACTTCATATGGTATCAGAGAGTAGAATGTTCATAGACCATATTAGCTTGTTGCTGCTGATGATATCCGCCAAATTGCTTCTAAAGAATGAATTTTCATAGTCCATATTGGCTCATTGCCAATCATGATTTCCTCCAAGATTGCTCCAAATAATGGTGTAACGCATTGAATTAATTTCCTGTTAAAACCAAATAGTTCACATTCCTATAGGTACAATAGTCAAAGAGAGTATGTCGATCTTCTTTTTGTCCCAAATCCTCTAATCGAATTTAATCTACTTTGCTCAATCACATTCGTCAATCCTTTTCTGATTAGATTTAACTCTCCCGATTAAGGCAGACTGAACGAAGAACATTGAGATTTTTAATGATAAACCCCTTGAAATGCTAAAAGGTTGTTCAAAGCTTGAGGTAAAGAGGTTAGCTAGTTTTAACAGTAGTACATAATGAAATCCACATGAAGTGGACAAAACGAAGGCTCCATGTGAGTTATAAAATGTGCCTCTAGATGGTGCAGCGCGGTAATATTAAGTTGTTCAACTTAACtaatttaagaacttatatcCTTCCTGCAGATAGACTGAACCAAAACTATCATCTGAAATTTCTGAATTCTGTTTATACTATTTGTTCACGACAGTTATAGGATATGATACGAACTCGAGCTATACGAGGTAAAGCACTAATTTCTTTACCATATCATAGTAGTCCAGAAACATAACATTTAAAGGCCAATTTATAGGAGGAACTTTCTTTAATCAGAATTCACCATGGAGGGTTAGGTCTAGAGCCCTACCCGTCCATTACATAAAAAGGGCAattcttttggggtggtttttaaattttgcccctcatatttgaaatctttaaattttgcccttcggctaaaacctatgggttccaggttcgaatccacacacagtcaaaattttaaaaaaaaatcgcaagacagagtttaaatttcgttatgcccccaccgacatacacttgtgaaggaattaccaaagttatgccggacccggcatacttatgccttatgggcagacttggcatgagtatgccgggtccggcataactttgataattccttcacaagtttatgccgggtccggcataaaagtttgcccattaaaagtatgcccccaccggcataaacttgtgaaggaattactaaagttatgccggagggggcataacttttcctcaaggcatagtttagttatggcttatggggcaaaacttttccttaaggaactatgccttatggggcagacttttaattaaggcataaccaaaagtgtgcctcataaggcagaacttttccttaaggcaaacttttagttatgccttaaggaaaagttccgccttatggggcatacttttagttatattttatggggcacactataactaaaagtgtgccccataaaatataactaaaagtatgccccataaggcggaacttttccttaaggcataattaaaagtttgccttgaaaagtaaaatatatatatatatatatatatatatatgtctcaaggcaaagtctgccccctccggcataactttagtttttccttaaggattgtatgccggatccggcatacactccccccagccctgccttgcgaaattatttttttattttatgcctgagcgagggttcgaacccagaacctcaggtatccaagcgaagggaaaaacttaaagaacacaaatatgaggggcaaaatttaaagaccaccccaaaagaagggcaatccatgCAAAAGAAATGACATAAAAAAAGGATGTAGTCTGAGGTTCAAAATGATGGTGAATGGATCTCGTAAGTGCTCTCTTTGTACTATGCAAGTCAGTAGGGCCAGTCAAGCAAGACTTGGGCCTATTAGAACAAAGGGGCTGACTGCAACCGAGTTCTAGCAATTGGGCCCAGAGAGAGGAGTACAACATACATGCAAAACGTAACGGGTTATTGACTCTTATACCCCTATGTTGTGCTGGTCTTTGATTTTTGCCCTCataacaaacaattttttttgctgagtataagtttatattttcgcatcataatatatCACATGTTATGCCGCGCATGTTTAAAAAACTTATGTCCTGCTAGGTATAAATTCGGTTGCTGAAGagtgaaaattaaagaccaacccatttgaagggcaagaattaaagaccaactcatttgaagggaaaaccgtgcaatttcttcaaacTAATTGGCTCTCCTCAAAGTAATGAGCGACCAATTCTTACAACCTACGTAGAATAGGTGAGACGATAACTCTGAGTTAAATTTTCACCGTTCTATCAATTAACACACCAACTGAATGTAAAAAGGAGTTTAAGTTCTCATTAGCTTCTCACTGACTAATTAAGTCATTGACTAATAAAGTGATCAAATTAACGCGGTGTAGATTAATGACTTTCAGGCCGTTGCACTTGTTTTACCTACTACCCCTTCTTGTAGTAGCCTCTCACTTTTCGCATTTTGAATTCTTGAAGTACTTTCAGTAAAAGGTAGTGGAAATTGTCTTTTCCATCAAACATACTTTATATATTTTGGTTGTAATGAAGAAATTTAATCGAGTTTACTTAGCTTGTAAGCTAAAGAGGTTACGAAGACCTGGACAAAGTGGTAAACCTTAATTATCTAACCTTTTTAATTACCTCCTAGCATATCTTCCTATATATCTACCACAGTGCGCTACACTTAGTTTCACAATCAATTTCAGCTTCATCTATTTGAGGTAGGTCCCATTTTGACAAAAAGGAAAATGTTAATGCTCATCCAGAGTGACATAACAAAATCATGAGGACTATTTTTGGTTATATCGTTTTCTCTGCACACCTGTGTCTGCATGCATCATCGTTTTACAGTACTTTAATTGGAAAGATTTTTTTTCTAATT
Encoded here:
- the LOC132600739 gene encoding flavonol synthase/flavanone 3-hydroxylase-like isoform X1 yields the protein MATPKIPTVDLTPFFREGYDDEKRKIVDSITKACSDYGFFQVVNHGVPLDLTSQALKLAKTFFESPTEAKLKYCPLPNAPVPAGYNKKPNPSYEFNEYLIMLPPGSDFNIFPDNHPLFRFREVMEELFSQFLKIGMVVERVLSECLGLPPCVLKEFNNDRSWDFLIALFYLPATEKERIGASSHKDVSCFTIVLQDEVAGLEVQKDGEWILIAPQPGALVVNIGDALQVLTNDKFKSPTHRVLRPNGRSRNSFAFFYSLSGDKLVQPLPQFTKEIAEKPKYRPFLYKEYIQKRKENKSKHVTRLEDEITISHYAIPEE
- the LOC132600739 gene encoding flavonol synthase/flavanone 3-hydroxylase-like isoform X2, with the translated sequence MATPKIPTVDLTPFFREGYDDEKRKIVDSITKACSDYGFFQVVNHGVPLDLTSQALKLAKTFFESPTEAKLKYCPLPNAPVPAGYNKKPNPSYEFNEYLIMLPPGSDFNIFPDNHPLFREVMEELFSQFLKIGMVVERVLSECLGLPPCVLKEFNNDRSWDFLIALFYLPATEKERIGASSHKDVSCFTIVLQDEVAGLEVQKDGEWILIAPQPGALVVNIGDALQVLTNDKFKSPTHRVLRPNGRSRNSFAFFYSLSGDKLVQPLPQFTKEIAEKPKYRPFLYKEYIQKRKENKSKHVTRLEDEITISHYAIPEE